A single genomic interval of Halorubrum aethiopicum harbors:
- a CDS encoding ABC transporter permease, with protein MSFRRFLIKRTAIAALLTLIAVSVIFATLRLLPADPFSALVASGSLTPSEVEQIRAMYGLDDPIYVQYFRYIQNLFTFEFGISLTQQRPVGEIIIPALVNTLVLLLPALVVTAIVSSLAGMYAGWNRGSWFEQSSIVATTVFRATPIFVTGIFLLIIFSYGLGWLPAFGMRSPLANPQGYVETFASVDFLKHYILPFTATVLFYSGDFLMLARNSVVERKGSEFLMLHRAKGLSEMEQLGRAGRNSLLPLVTYFALRTGMLFQGVITLEVVFAWPGIGRALVQAILNQDYPTVQAAVFIMALAVIVMNLTADLAYAKLDPTVEAGDV; from the coding sequence ATGAGCTTTCGACGATTTCTGATAAAGCGGACCGCCATCGCGGCGTTGTTGACGCTCATCGCGGTCAGCGTCATCTTCGCCACGCTGCGGCTGCTCCCCGCCGACCCGTTCAGCGCGCTCGTGGCGTCGGGGTCGTTGACGCCGTCGGAGGTCGAACAGATACGGGCGATGTACGGGCTCGACGACCCGATATACGTCCAGTACTTCAGGTACATCCAGAACCTGTTCACCTTCGAGTTCGGCATCTCGCTCACCCAACAGCGGCCGGTCGGCGAGATCATCATTCCGGCGTTGGTCAACACGCTCGTGCTCCTGTTGCCGGCGCTCGTCGTGACGGCGATCGTCAGCTCGCTGGCCGGGATGTACGCCGGCTGGAACCGCGGCTCGTGGTTCGAGCAGTCGAGCATCGTCGCGACCACCGTCTTCCGCGCGACGCCCATCTTCGTCACCGGCATCTTCCTTCTCATCATCTTCTCGTACGGGTTGGGCTGGCTCCCGGCGTTCGGGATGCGCAGTCCGCTCGCGAACCCGCAGGGGTACGTCGAGACGTTCGCCTCCGTGGACTTCCTGAAACACTACATCCTCCCGTTCACCGCGACGGTGCTGTTCTACAGCGGCGACTTCCTGATGCTCGCGCGCAACTCGGTCGTCGAGCGGAAGGGGTCGGAGTTCCTCATGCTCCACCGCGCGAAGGGGCTCTCGGAGATGGAACAGCTCGGCCGCGCCGGGCGCAACTCGCTGCTGCCGCTCGTCACCTACTTCGCGCTCCGGACGGGGATGCTGTTCCAGGGAGTGATCACCTTGGAGGTCGTCTTCGCGTGGCCGGGGATCGGCCGCGCGCTCGTCCAGGCGATCCTCAATCAGGACTATCCGACCGTCCAGGCGGCGGTGTTCATCATGGCGCTCGCGGTCATCGTGATGAACCTCACCGCCGACCTGGCGTACGCGAAACTGGACCCGACGGTCGAGGCAGGTGACGTCTAA
- a CDS encoding ABC transporter substrate-binding protein produces MSQDKRFDIERGTTPRRRFIQIAGATGIAGLAGCGGQSGDGGDGGGGGGDGGGDGGGGGGDGGGGGGGDAASIETRFWEEWPVETKGVDVNDEAIQFEYTAVEGENVPEVDTHFAQAETPWMREFALHVQQSLNDIGVPVNLINVQPSTRYGEFWRADIGHPVPITMNLHGPDPQRGLDPNPFLMRAHPETGGNYYNYKNDEVTELLDEQAQTIGDQEARAEICHEVAQLLNEDAYLIAANFPEVITVANTADWEGYVPTPGNGTTRDSFIWSQVNLQPQGDSTTWVKGVTSGMQGTNLPFSSGGQEEKRLLNVYDGLFDASPQLEIVPALATNADVVDDTTVEMDLREGVEWHDGESFGPSDVKFSVEFYQENNAPQQAAFIRTIDTVEVLSESGGGRVRFNLTEPDAAFLTQRVVRSAIIPEHRWSDVDSPSEYNPENPVGTGPFSFVNWEQGSELRLEKHENNWMWDDDVREELLGEYFVPGDGIDEMVHANVGNVSTLIGAMQSGDIDAIGTTVSNQQADRAAGASGVEKQTARNYVPTDVHLSHLVPLFRDKTFRVALSHAFDKEGFVENTLGGRGEAIEGQNLLTPLLTPYHGETEPYEYDVEGARTMLQQAGYTFDGNDNLVWPEGDAWEAFAERVENGHASRTDLEQADFS; encoded by the coding sequence GAACCACACCACGACGACGATTCATCCAGATCGCGGGCGCGACCGGGATCGCGGGGCTGGCCGGTTGCGGCGGTCAGAGCGGTGACGGCGGCGACGGCGGCGGTGGCGGCGGCGATGGTGGCGGCGACGGCGGCGGTGGCGGCGGCGATGGTGGTGGTGGCGGCGGCGGCGACGCCGCCTCGATCGAGACGCGGTTCTGGGAGGAGTGGCCGGTCGAGACGAAGGGCGTCGACGTCAACGACGAGGCGATCCAGTTCGAGTACACCGCCGTCGAGGGCGAGAACGTCCCCGAGGTGGACACCCACTTCGCGCAGGCGGAGACGCCGTGGATGCGCGAGTTCGCGCTCCACGTCCAACAGTCGCTGAACGACATCGGCGTCCCGGTGAACCTCATCAACGTCCAGCCGAGCACCCGGTACGGCGAGTTCTGGCGGGCCGACATCGGCCACCCGGTGCCGATCACGATGAACCTCCACGGACCGGACCCGCAGCGCGGGCTCGACCCGAACCCGTTCCTGATGCGCGCGCATCCGGAGACGGGCGGAAACTACTACAACTACAAGAACGACGAGGTCACGGAGCTGCTCGACGAGCAGGCACAGACGATCGGCGATCAGGAGGCGCGTGCCGAGATCTGTCACGAGGTCGCCCAACTGCTCAACGAGGACGCCTACCTCATCGCGGCGAACTTCCCGGAGGTCATCACGGTGGCCAACACCGCCGACTGGGAGGGGTACGTCCCCACGCCCGGCAACGGGACGACCCGCGACTCGTTCATCTGGTCGCAGGTGAACCTCCAGCCGCAGGGCGACTCGACGACCTGGGTGAAAGGCGTCACCTCGGGGATGCAGGGGACGAACCTCCCGTTCTCCAGCGGCGGACAGGAGGAGAAGCGACTCCTGAACGTCTACGACGGGCTCTTCGACGCCTCGCCCCAGCTCGAGATCGTGCCCGCGCTGGCGACGAACGCCGACGTCGTCGACGACACGACCGTCGAGATGGACCTCCGCGAGGGCGTCGAGTGGCACGACGGCGAGTCGTTCGGCCCGAGCGACGTCAAGTTCAGCGTCGAGTTCTACCAGGAGAACAACGCGCCCCAGCAGGCGGCGTTCATCCGGACGATCGACACCGTGGAGGTGCTCTCGGAGAGCGGCGGCGGCCGGGTTCGCTTCAACCTCACGGAGCCTGACGCCGCGTTCCTCACCCAGCGGGTCGTCCGCAGCGCCATCATCCCGGAGCACCGCTGGTCGGACGTCGACAGCCCGAGCGAGTACAACCCCGAGAACCCGGTCGGGACCGGTCCGTTCTCGTTCGTCAACTGGGAGCAGGGGTCCGAGCTCCGCCTGGAGAAACACGAGAACAACTGGATGTGGGACGACGACGTTCGCGAGGAGCTGCTCGGGGAGTACTTCGTCCCCGGCGACGGGATAGACGAGATGGTCCACGCCAACGTCGGGAACGTCTCCACGCTCATCGGGGCGATGCAGTCCGGCGACATCGACGCCATCGGGACGACGGTCTCGAACCAGCAGGCCGACCGCGCGGCGGGCGCGAGCGGCGTCGAGAAACAGACGGCGCGCAACTACGTCCCCACGGACGTCCACCTCAGCCACCTCGTCCCGCTGTTCCGGGACAAGACGTTCCGCGTGGCGCTCTCGCACGCCTTCGACAAGGAGGGGTTCGTCGAGAACACCCTCGGCGGCCGCGGCGAGGCGATCGAGGGGCAGAACCTGCTCACGCCGCTTCTGACGCCCTACCACGGCGAGACCGAGCCGTACGAGTACGACGTCGAGGGCGCGCGAACGATGCTCCAGCAGGCGGGGTACACCTTCGACGGAAACGACAACCTCGTCTGGCCCGAGGGTGACGCCTGGGAGGCCTTCGCCGAGCGCGTCGAGAACGGTCACGCGTCCCGCACCGATCTCGAACAGGCCGACTTCTCCTAG